AAATGCTTCTGAAAAGGATGGGTCAATTCTTGCTACTGCAAATTCCTCTTCGTCAAGACGTCAAACCATTATGTTCAGTGCGACCTTACCCCCACGTGTTGCTAATTTGGCAAAGAGCTATTTAATTGAACCAGTGATGTTAACTATTGGAAACATTGGCCAGGCAGTTGACCGCGTTGAACAGCGTGTTGAGATGATATCTGACGATAGCAAAAAATGGAGAAGAGTTGAGGAGATTTTGGAATCTAATCGATTTTCACCTCCTATTATCATATTTGTAAATCTCAAGCGTAATATCGAGGCTATTGCGAAGCAATTAAATGCCATTGGTTGGCATGCTGTTACTCTTCATGGCAGTAAAAGTCAAGAACAGAGAGAGCGAGCTATCGAACAGTTAAGGAATAAGACGGCTGATATTCTTGTTGCAACTGACATTGCAGGTCGTGGTATTGATATACCTAATGTCTCTTTGGTATTGAATTACAACATGGCTAAAAGCATTGAAGACTATACCCATAGAATTGGTCGTACAGGTCGTGCAGGAAAATCTGGTACAGCAATAACGTTTTTGGGACCAGAGGATACTGATGTATATTATGATTTACGCGTGTTATTAAGCCGAAGCGCGAAAGCACATATTCCTGATGAATTACGGAATCATGAAGCAGCATTTGTTAGACATGCAGCAATCACCCAGTAAATATTGTCTTTGGAGCATAACATTGAATGGGCACTTTATAATGGCCTTTTTGTACGTTACACTATGCTGAAATATGATTTAGTGATTTATTATAAAGTTTTCTTGTATATAAACAGTTTCTAATTTAATGACTTcaacaattgaaaaagttagTTTATTTCTTAAATCCTTGTAAGTGTGCTTACAGCAAGCAATCCTTAGTCTTAGTCTACTGCATGTacgaaaattatttacaagCATCTATGCATTGTGTGTATTTAATGGATAAAATTTCGCACTAATAAAACGTACAGAAGAAAGTACACCCTGCTTGTATACGATAAGAGTTTTACTTGTACAATAACCATTTaggaaaattttgattattgaaaatgctcACAAGCTAAAAGAAAGGATGACAGTTCAAGCTCGGATATCCACAAAGGCTGAGCAAAAAAAGGCGAGTATAATCGTTATCATATTGCTACGAACAACTTCATTGAAGTTTCCATTCCGAAGGGATTGTCAGAAACTGGTCTAAATCATGCCTCATGAAAAAATGTATcctaatttaattttttaaaatttcgtAGCAAGACTTACATTAAAATGATGAAAGAATCTAGATGAAAACGAAAGATCGTAATCGTGAAAGTGCTTAATCTTGGCGACCCTTAACAAGTCGTTTGATACATTTGTCTGCGGTGATAACATAAACGACACAGCCCCATCCACTAATACAATCACGATCTTGGGCGTTAAGTAAAGCTTGGGAGATAGTCTCAAAGAGATCGTCAGGCTCTAAATTGGGCTCGTATACAGACTCACACATACCATAAAGTTGTTCTGTAGCGGTTCCAGAAACGATGAAATCCTCTGCAAAATCGATGCATCCAATGGAATCGAATCCACAGATAAACGGGGTATTGTCATTAGATACACCAGCAACTACTGGGAATGAGAAATAGGGaccaaatcttttttcgtAAAGGGTGGAAGAAACCAAATTAGC
Above is a genomic segment from Schizosaccharomyces pombe strain 972h- genome assembly, chromosome: III containing:
- the pup3 gene encoding proteasome core particle subunit beta 3 Pup3, giving the protein MSIMEYNGGSCVAMAGKNCVAIASDLRLGVQSISLTNNFPKVFAMGDKTYLGLTGLATDVQTLYELFRYKVNLYKFREERQIQPKTFANLVSSTLYEKRFGPYFSFPVVAGVSNDNTPFICGFDSIGCIDFAEDFIVSGTATEQLYGMCESVYEPNLEPDDLFETISQALLNAQDRDCISGWGCVVYVITADKCIKRLVKGRQD